CTGCAGCAGCCATTGCCCGGTTTCGCTGAGCCGCCACGGTGCGGCGGGATCGGAGGTGGCGGTCAGCAACGGCGGGACCGCGGTGTCGGCGAGGCTGGCGGCGCTGGCGTCCAGGCGCTGCAGCCGCGCGAGAAAGTCGGCCTGTGCGAAGGCGGCATCGGTTGCCATGGGCGGCCCGGGAAGAAGCGAGGGCGGACTGTACGCGGTTTTGCCGTGCGAGTGGAGGCAGCGCGGCCGCTGGAGCGCACCGCTACCGTTTCTGTGCTGCCTTCGTCTGGCCTGATGCGGGTAGCGTCAGGCGCATTCCGGTGCTGACGTTGTCGCGCGGGGGGACGGTTTCGGTCGCGGCTGAAGCCGCTCCTACAGGGAGTAAAGGACCGAAACCGCCGGTCCGCGGTTCAGCTGCCGCCGGTCGCGGTTTCCGGCGCCGCGTCGGCGGTGTCGCCGCCCCGCTTCTGCGCGAACAGCCACTGCCACATCTTCGGGTCGCGGTAGGTGGCGTCCCAGGCGTTGTGGTTGCCCTGCGGGTATTCGGTGTAGCGCACGTCGGCGTCCAGGTTCTTGAACGCGCGGTAGATCTTGCGGTCGTCGTGCGGCAGCACCACGTCGTCCTGCGCGCCGTGGAAGATCCACACCGGGATCCGCTGCAGGCGTTCGGCCAGCGCGGTGTAGGGGTCGGGCAGCTCCGCCACCGGGGTGACCACCAGGTATTCGCGGTCCTCGTGCGGGGACAGGATCGCGCCGCACACCGGCACCAACGCGGCGAAGCGCTGCGGCTGCTGCAGCGCGATCTCCCAGGTGCCGTAGCCGCCCATCGACATGCCGGTCAGGTAGGTGCGCTGCGGATCGGCGCCGAATTCGGCGCTGGCCGCGTCCAGCGCCTGCAGCGCCATCGTCGCGTTGATCCCGTTCCATTCCTGGTCTTCCGGCACCTGCGGCATCACCACCAGCGCCGGGAAGTCGGCCAGGTGGCGGCGCAGGTACGGGCCCACGCCGGCATCGGCCTGCTGCTTGCCGTCGCTGCCGCGCTCGCCGGAGCCGTGCAGGAACAGCACCACCGGCAGCGGCCCCTGGCGGTGCGGCGGCGCCGGCACGAACACCTGGTAGCGGTACAGGCGCCCGTCGACAGTCAGCTGGCGCGACACGAAATGGCCGCTGGCCGGGTCGCTGGGCAGGCTGCTGCAGCCGACCATCGACAGGCACAGCAGGAGCAGCAACGAACGCATGGACATGGGCGGCCCTCGGCGGTGGGAACCCTCAGTATCGGCGTCCCGGCGCTTGCGCGTAAGAGCGCGGCGCCGCCGCGGCCGGGGCCGGACATGCGCCAGTCAGGCGCAGGCCTGGCGATGTTCGGCCTGGCGTGCGGTGACAGGCGCAGGAACGGCTGGTGCACGTGGTCTTCGGCGATGCCGGTGTTGCGTGCGCCCGGCAAGCGCCGGCGGGCAGGCCAGCAAGGGGACGGGAATCCGCGCGCCGCTGAGGTCGCAGCGGCGACGCGGCAGCCGCGCCGAGCGAGCCCCGCGCGTGGACCTACAGCAGCACCAGCGTCGCCAGGCCGAGGAAGCTGAGGAAGCCCATCACGTCGGTCACGGTGGTCAGGATCACCCCGCCGGCCAGCGCCGGATCGAAGCCCAGGCGCTTGAGCGTCAGCGGCACCAGCACCCCGCCGAGCGCGGCGGTGAGCAGGTTGATGGTCAGCGCCGAGCCGATCACCAGCGACAGCAGCGGCTGGCCGAACCACGCCCACACGATCAGGCCCAGGCCGATGCCCAGCGCCAGGCCGTTGATCAGCGCCACCGCCAGTTCCTTGCGCAGCAGCACGGTGACGTTGGACGCACCGATCTGGCCCAGCGCCAGGCCGCGCACCATCAGCGCCAGCACCTGGGTGCCGGCGTTGCCGCCCATGCCGGCCACGATCGGCATCAGCGCGGCCAACGCCACCAGCTTGGCGATGGTGCCCTCGAACTGGCTGACCACGCTGGAGGCGATGAACGCGGTGCCCAGGTTGATGGTCAGCCACAGCAGGCGGCGCCGGAACGCGCGCCGCACCGGGCTGAACATGTCCTCGTCCTCGTCCAGGCCGGCGGCGCTGAACGCCTGGTGCTCGGCCTGCTCGCGGATGATGTCGACCACGTCGTCGATGGTGATGCGGCCGAGCAGGATGTTGTTGTCGTCCACCACTGGCGCGGAGATCCAGTCGTGGTCGGAGAACTGCCGCGCGACCTCCTCGGCGCCTTCGCCGACGTCGATGGCCGGCTGCTCGTCGTCGATCAGCCGGTTGATCGGGGTCGAATCCTCGTGCGTCACCAGCGCGGCCAGCGAGACCCGGCCCAGGTACTGGTGGCGGCGGCTGACCACGAACAGGTGGTCGGTGTGGTCGGGCAGTTCGCCGCGCAGGCGCAGGTAGCGCAGCACCACGTCGACGTTGACGTCGGCGCGCACGGTGACCACGTCCGGGTTCATCAGGCGCCCGGCGCTGTCCTCGGGATAGGACAGCACCTGTTCCAGGCGCTCGCGGTTCTCGCGGTCCATCGACTTGAGCACCTCGTCGATGACCGTGTCGGGCAGGTCCTCGACCAGGTTGGCCAGGTCGTCGATGTCCAGGTCTTCGACCGCGGCGACGATCTCGTCCGGGTCCATGTCCGCGAGCAGGCTCTCGCGCACTTCCTCGCCGACGTGCAGCAGCACCTCGCCGTCGTCTTCCGGGTCGACCAGGCCCCACACCACCACGCGCTTGCCCGGCGGCAGCGACTCGAGCAGGTTGCCGATCTCGGCCGGCGCCAGCGTATTGACCAGCCGCCGCACCGGGCCCAGGCGCCCGCTGTCCAGCGCATCGGACAGCAAACGCAGCTGCCGCGCGGTCTTGTCGTGGCGGACGGCATCGGCCATGCGCTGCTCCTGTGGGTAGAGGGCCGCGCTCCGAAGGACGCGGTCGGTCAGATGTTCATCGCAACATTATCGCCTGCATGTTGCGGGAAGCACAGCGGGCCGGGATTGGGGATTGGGGATTTGCAACGGCGTGGCGCGGCGGCGACACCGCGGCGGGCGCGTGGCGAAAAAAGCGCCAGGCCCGAAATCGGCGTCCGTTCCCTGCAGGAGGGGCACTCATCCCGCGCCATTGCCGCCAACGCGTCGGGGCTGAAGCCCCTCCACCTGGCGCGCAGCTGCGGACCCCGAATCCCGGCTTTCAACAGGAGCGATGGGACCAGGAAGCGCGGGAGTCAGGGCAGGGCGCCACACCGCGCGCAGGCGGCACCGGCGGCCGCGCACGCTCTTGTTCTTGCGAATCCCGAATCCCGAATCCCGAATCCCGGCTCACCCCAACCAGCGCTCGATGCCCTTGCGGTCGCGCGCCTGCAGCAGCTTGGCGCCGCGCAGGCGCAGCGCCTGCAGGTCGGTGTCGCGGATCACCCGGCGCACTTCCAGCATCGTCGCCGGGTGCAGGCTGAATTCGCGCAGGCCCAGCGCTAGCAGGATCGGGGTCAGCGCCGGGTCGCCGGCGATCTCGCCGCACACCGCCACCGGCTTGGCATGGGCCTGGCCGGTGGCGATCACCTGCGCGATCAGCCGCAGCACCGCCGGGTGCAGCGGCGAATACAGTTCGCCCAGCGCCTCGTTGTTGCGGTCGGCGGCGAGCAGGTACTGCACCAGGTCGTTGGTGCCGATGGACAGGAAGTCGATCGCGTCGATGAAGGTGTCCAGCGCGATCGCCGCGGCCGGCACCTCGATCATCGCGCCGACCTGCACCTGCTCGGCGATGGCGTGGCCTTCGCGGCGCAGCTGCGCGGCGATGCGCTTGAGATGCCGGCGCATCGCCATGATCTCCTCGCGCGCGCTGACCATCGGCAGCAGCACCCGCACCGGGCCGTAGCCGGAAGCGCGCAGGAGCGCGCGCAGCTGCGTGTCCGAGACCCTGGGCCGGGCCAGCGACAGGCGCACGCCACGCAGGCCCAGCGCCGGGTTCTGCTCGTTGCTCATGGTCAGGCCGGTGCGGTCGGCCTTGTCCGCGCCCAGGTCCAGGGTGCGGATCGTCACCGGCCGCCCGCTCATGCCCAGCACCGCGTCGCGATAGGTGCG
The Xanthomonas sp. AM6 DNA segment above includes these coding regions:
- a CDS encoding prolyl oligopeptidase family serine peptidase, with the protein product MSMRSLLLLLCLSMVGCSSLPSDPASGHFVSRQLTVDGRLYRYQVFVPAPPHRQGPLPVVLFLHGSGERGSDGKQQADAGVGPYLRRHLADFPALVVMPQVPEDQEWNGINATMALQALDAASAEFGADPQRTYLTGMSMGGYGTWEIALQQPQRFAALVPVCGAILSPHEDREYLVVTPVAELPDPYTALAERLQRIPVWIFHGAQDDVVLPHDDRKIYRAFKNLDADVRYTEYPQGNHNAWDATYRDPKMWQWLFAQKRGGDTADAAPETATGGS
- the mgtE gene encoding magnesium transporter codes for the protein MADAVRHDKTARQLRLLSDALDSGRLGPVRRLVNTLAPAEIGNLLESLPPGKRVVVWGLVDPEDDGEVLLHVGEEVRESLLADMDPDEIVAAVEDLDIDDLANLVEDLPDTVIDEVLKSMDRENRERLEQVLSYPEDSAGRLMNPDVVTVRADVNVDVVLRYLRLRGELPDHTDHLFVVSRRHQYLGRVSLAALVTHEDSTPINRLIDDEQPAIDVGEGAEEVARQFSDHDWISAPVVDDNNILLGRITIDDVVDIIREQAEHQAFSAAGLDEDEDMFSPVRRAFRRRLLWLTINLGTAFIASSVVSQFEGTIAKLVALAALMPIVAGMGGNAGTQVLALMVRGLALGQIGASNVTVLLRKELAVALINGLALGIGLGLIVWAWFGQPLLSLVIGSALTINLLTAALGGVLVPLTLKRLGFDPALAGGVILTTVTDVMGFLSFLGLATLVLL